In Ostrea edulis chromosome 4, xbOstEdul1.1, whole genome shotgun sequence, a single window of DNA contains:
- the LOC125668986 gene encoding ras-related protein Rap-2a-like, with product MATNTMDTCFRIAVLGAKNVGKTSLITRLTKKDFREKYNPTIEALFRYDIPTSETSCTKLEILDTAGDFEFPDMLRTAIRNSNAFTLVFDLSDPIRTFREVETLRQWILEERRDEVPIIVIGNKADLNSEQDTTDNKIIDAIVSIDWGCPYITTSAKDDVNISDMYDAVCKGLNIKTEPKPVINGGCKKETSKKFKFRRLSLF from the coding sequence ATGGCGACCAACACTATGGATACGTGTTTTCGAATTGCTGTTCTTGGGGCGAAAAATGTAGGCAAAACGTCACTGATCACTCGATTAACGAAGAAGGACTTTCGAGAGAAGTACAACCCAACCATTGAGGCATTGTTCCGGTACGATATTCCAACCTCAGAAACCAGCTGCACCAAATTGGAGATTCTGGACACGGCAGGCGACTTCGAATTCCCGGACATGTTGAGAACAGCTATACGGAACAGCAATGCTTTTACATTAGTGTTCGACTTGAGTGATCCTATTCGAACTTTCAGAGAAGTTGAAACTTTGCGACAATGGATTCTTGAAGAGAGGAGAGATGAAGTGCCCATTATTGTCATTGGCAACAAAGCGGACCTGAACTCTGAACAGGACACCACAGACAACAAAATTATAGATGCAATCGTTTCTATTGACTGGGGTTGTCCTTATATTACAACATCCGCCAAAGATGATGTGAATATTTCGGACATGTATGATGCTGTTTGTAAAGGACTCAACATCAAAACTGAACCAAAACCAGTGATAAATGGTGGCTGTAAAAAAGAAACttcaaagaaattcaaatttaggCGATTGTCCTTATTTTGA
- the LOC125671180 gene encoding ras-related protein Rap-2a-like — translation MATNAMDTCFRIAVLGAKNVGKTSLITRLTKKDFREKYNPTIEALFRYDIPTSETSYTKLEILDTAGDFEFPDMLRTAIRNSNAFTLVFDLSDPIRTFREVETLRQWIFEEGRDEVPIIVIGNKADLNSEQDTTDSKIIDAIVSIDWGCSYITTSAKDDVNISDMYDAVCKGLNIKTEPKPVINGGCKKETSKKFKFRRLSLF, via the coding sequence ATGGCGACCAACGCTATGGATACGTGTTTTCGAATTGCTGTTCTTGGGGCGAAAAATGTAGGCAAAACGTCATTGATCACTCGATTAACGAAGAAGGACTTTCGAGAGAAGTACAACCCAACCATCGAGGCATTGTTCCGGTACGATATTCCAACCTCAGAAACCAGCTACACCAAATTGGAGATTCTGGACACGGCAGGCGACTTCGAATTCCCGGACATGTTGAGAACAGCTATACGGAACAGCAATGCTTTTACATTGGTATTCGACTTGAGTGATCCTATTCGAACTTTCAGAGAAGTTGAAACTTTGCGACAATGGATTTTTGAAGAGGGGAGAGATGAAGTGCCCATTATTGTCATTGGCAACAAAGCGGACCTGAATTCTGAACAGGACACCACAGACAGCAAAATTATAGATGCAATCGTTTCTATTGACTGGGGTTGTTCTTATATTACAACATCCGCCAAAGATGATGTGAATATTTCGGACATGTATGATGCTGTTTGTAAAGGACTCAACATCAAAACTGAACCAAAACCAGTGATAAATGGTGGCTGTAAAAAAGAAACttcaaagaaattcaaatttaggCGATTGTCCTTATTTTGA